A segment of the Oncorhynchus tshawytscha isolate Ot180627B linkage group LG06, Otsh_v2.0, whole genome shotgun sequence genome:
ATCTTCATTCAGCCACATCTtggtgaagcataagatgttacagtttttaatgtcccgttggtaggataatcttaatcgtaggtcatccattttattgtccaatgattgcatgttagtgAGAAGAATGAATGGCAGTGCGAGTTTACTCACTCGCCTCCGTATTTTCAGAAGGAAGCCCAATCTGCGGACCCTTTTCCGGCGTCTTTTCTTCAAACAAAGCACGTGGATCTGGGcttgttccagtgaaagcaggatatccttctcgccGGACTCGTTAAAGTAAAATGTTTCTTCCAGTCCATGGTGAGTAATCACTCttttgatgtccagaagttaggagatggtagcagcaatattatgtacacaataagttacagaaaatgcaaaaaaataataataataaatagcacaattggttgtgagaatgtaaaacgtcagccatatTCTTCGGTGCTATTTTCAAGCAGCCAGATGATCCGTAATACGTTTTCTTCCACCCCACATTCCTGCACTACTAGTGCCGACACAGTCCCGTCCTGTCCCGTCCCTGGCTCTTTTTAACCATCTGTTTAAATGTCCACAAACTCTGCCTGATGACTGAGGTTGGTGAGGGCaatatgaagggagagtaatcagggtgttgatgaagtccaggtgtttttaacgatggggagcaggtacacgcaatgatggttgccaggtgtacgcaATGTGGGTTGTCAGGACCAGTGATCAGGAGTAGGTGTGACATGAAAACACATTCTAAAAGTGTAAGCGGACCTTAATTGACACTAAAAGGTTGTACTCTATACACATTTGAagataatacatttttaataatTAGTTTGATAATATTACAGATCTTCTCAGGGGACCCCATTTGGAGAAGACTGGCTTCCCTTGGCAGCCGTGAATACATGCCACTGGCTCGTTGACCTACATTACGCACGAGCAGGTCCCAGTCAGGAGCTGGCTAGTTTGCCCTTCAGTGTGTGCATGTGACATAAGCTCGCCCACATCACAGCATGATGGGCTGTGATTCAGAAAAACAAATGCCAATGCtatgttttccagtttctttaaatatactgaacaaaaatataaacgcaacatgtaaagtgttagccccgtgtttcatgagctgaaataaaagatcagaaatgttccatctgcacaaaaagcttatttctcttaaatgTTGTGCACGAaattgtttacattcctgttagtgacaatttctcctttgcaaagataatccatccacctgacaaatgtggcatatcaagaagctgattaaacagcatgatcattacacaggtgcaccttgtgccagggacaataaatggccactctaaaatgtgcagttttgtcacacaacaggatgccatagatgtctcaaattggagggagtgtgcaattggcatgctgactgcaggaatgtccaccacagctgttgccagtgaatttaatgttcatttctctaccataaactgcctccaacgtcgttttagagagtatgtccaaccggcctcatcaCCACAGACCATGCGTAACAACTccatcccaggacctccacatctggcttcttcacctgtgggatcgtctgagaccagccagacagctgatgatacggaggagtatttctgtctgtaataaaacccttaTGTTtcgaaaaactcattctgattggctgggccttgctccccagagggtgggcctggctcccaagtcagtgggcctatgccctcacaggcccacctatggctgcacgactgcccagtcatgtgaaatccatagattagtgaatttatttaaattgactgatttccttatatgaactgtacctTAGTCAAATTGTtgaatgttgtgtttatgtatttgttcagtatagtttgcaAATGCAACTTACTGATGTTAAAACTGAAATGGTCTTTCATTCCTTTTACTAGACACTCTTATTCAGAtcaatttacagtagtgagtggatacatttacattttttccccatactggtcccccatgggagttgaaccaacaaccctagtgttgcaagcaccatgctctaccaactaagccacaTCATCACATTACATCCTCACAAACCACTTGCTGTCTCAATGTACTCATTGCTTTTCCTTCATGGTGATGGAAAGTCTACATGTACAAACCTAGATATGTtaatgtacatttacattcaGTGGTTTGTAAGGACGGTAAATTGATACTGAACAAAAAGTGGTTGTTTTCTATGTTATTTGATcaagaaaaatatttaatttgatgcccataactttgcaccttttgatgtaaatgtttgaggacagggttttggtctttctggattccattggAATGAAGATCACAGATAAAGGGACTCTTACAATTCAGGATTGATTGAATCCTGCAAGATATTGTTATTAATTAtacaacacatttttatttttgctaAAGCAGAGATGCTGAAAAAATATTTTTGCCTACACtacagaaaaaatatatatcattgagttaataaagctgcatacaaacatggtctcttttttgttttcttgagtaaggcagctcctaaatgcaggtgtttcagccttgctcagtgctttctgtggagGTGGGGCAAgacagcagaaaatacggagcgttgcgccgtgattggctcagtgttctgtcactcatggggacactacatcaccgctAAGTCTAAAGGTAGAGatagaaaattcaagccccttgggtgctgccacagagttacattagaagtgcccatccaagaagggttaaggtcattggccacagataaaatgacgccaaatcacatatctacagtagctttgattggactgatcatgtcaacatcatactttcaaagtcttagctagcagtcatcatcatgaatcaagtcgacaatctactggcaaatcctttttaattcttgtcatatgaagagaaataatgaagagaaattatagataaaacatatagGTGCTCAtctgccattggacataaacattacacaacaagttggaaatcgcaaattcaacaatgagtgattTGGAGGAATCAgtgtggctaactgcaagcattgcaaagcaatcattagcctgctattcagcggagtggctgtgtggtccaaaGTCTGAgcttaagggtctcttttcctcgtttaaaaggataaacattcaacattggctatgctgtcaatgaagcaagATTTGTACCACTCTCAAAACAAATGTTAACTctgaactgcaaaatctgactttagtgagttcaaaacaaaaaaaggagctacgactgggaaaatatgttttgaactttcatccaactcagaattgtaTATTCGAAACTCAGGCCTTTTTCTACATCTACaaactgaagatcactgatgtcatcatgattcaaccttgtttttttccgaccacccagttgtcttgaaagcaccatacatTCACAGAATCCCAGACCTTGATGACAAAagttgcccacgaaggaccgctgtgccaccttcctgttcaagtgagcacagcacaacaaggtgagtccaaaaatgtcttgtatgctgctgcataaattatataatatgccagggagacatGTATAGTGTAGCTAATAAAGTAatactgttagtagcccatgtgcctcaccctaataatttggtctatgtTCACCtctttgcctactgttctgacttggtggtgcacatgtagcctataacccgtttttttagaaatgttatcatcaaatattgtaagagctttcatcgTCTGCATATTTGTCCCCTTTATTTATCCGACGGTTCTGACTtgatgtacagggagaacactgaaagaaaggcccatgttctgaattcagttgctgtacatttcaaaagtgctgaacaaatagatatattgactatgtccgtccatgctcgctcattaatgtcttaatcgaagttacggattgcctcttatccacttgtcggccccttatgccatagtttgcacatctcaattgtcattacaaaccacatttgtttaagcaagtcagacatatcagctacagtggggcaaaaaagtatttagtcagccaccaattgtgcaagttctcccacttaaaaagatgagagaggcctgtaattttcatcattggtacacttcaactatgacagacaaaatgagaattttttctctccagaaaatcacattgtaggatttttaatgaatttatttgcaaattatggtggaaaataagtatttggtcaataacaaaagtttatctcaatactttgttatataccctttgttggcaatgacagaggtcaaacgttttctgtaagtcttcacaaggttttcacacactgtttctggtattttggcccattcctccatgcagatcttctctagagcagtgatgttttggggctgttgctgggcaacacagactttcaactccctccaaagattttctatggggttgagatctggagactggctaggccactccaggaccttgaaatgcttcttacgaagccactccttcgttgcggtgtgtttgggatcattgtcatgctgaaagacccagccatgtttcatcttcaatgcccttgctgatggaaggaggttttcactcaaaatctcatgatacatggccctattcattctttcctttacatggatcagtcatcctggtccctttgcagaaaaacagccccaaagcatgatgtttccacccccatgcttcacagtaggtatggtgttctttggatgcaattctttgtcctccaaacacgacgagttgagtttttatctaaaagttatattttggtttcgtctgaccatatgacattctaccaatcttcttctggatcatccaaatgctctctagcaaacttcagacaggcctggacatgtactggcttaagcagggggacacgtctggcactgcaggatttgagtccctggcggcgtagtgtgttactgatggtaggctttgttactttggtcccagctctctgcaggtcattcactaggtccccccttgtggttctgggatttttgctcactgttcttgtgatcattttgaccccatggggtgagatcctGTGTGGAGTCCCAgaccgagggagattatcagtggtcttgtatgtcttccatttcctaataattgctcccatagttgatttcttcaaaccaagctgcttacgtattgcagattcagtcttcccagcctggtgcaggtctacaatttagtttctggtgtcctttgacagctctttggtcttggccatagtggagtttggagtgtgactgtttgaggttgtggacaggtgtcttttatactgataacaagttcaaacaggtgccattaatacaggtaacgagtggaggacagaggagcctcttaaagaagaagttacaggtctgtgagagccagaaatcttgcttgtttgtaggtgaccaaatacttattttccaccataatttgcaaataaaaaaataaaaaatcctacaatgtgattttctggatttttttcttctcattttgtctgtcatagttgaagtgtacctatgatgaaaattacaggcctctctcatctttttaagtgggagaacttgcacaattggtggctgactaaatacttttttgccccactgtatgctttttttaaaggcagtaaatgaggctgaattaactgttttgctgccagacaaggctccactgatagccaggtgaaGCAGtcgtaaggtgttgggactgctgttgggactctgttgttgggacagctttatgtaggccctaacagtttgtgggcaccatttgtcaccgttatagtgcaattaatgtattgtttagtgttgtgttgtgtagtggctttgctggcatgtatccctttttttgttgttggccccaccaagatttacattctACATCACCAATGTATAAAAtcaccactgtatatacatatataaatcagaaaaataatatatttgaatgggctacaggacaataggcaagcagcttggtgagaaggcaacaactgttggcgcaattattagaacatggaagaagttcaagatgatggtcaatcaccctcggtctggggctccatgcaagatctcaccccgtggggcatcaatgatcatgaggaaggtgagggatcagcccagaactacacggcaggacctggtcaatgacctgaagagagctgggaccacagtctcaaaggaaatcattagtaacacactacgccgtcatggattaaaatcctgcagcgtacGCAAGGtctccctgctcaagccagcgcatgtccaggcccatctgaagtttgccaatgaccatctggatgatccagaggaggaatgggagaaggtcatgtggtctgatgagacaaaaatagagctttttggtcaaaACTCCACTTGccatgtttgaaggaaaaagaaggatgagtacaaccccaacaacaccatcccaactgtgaagcatggaggtggaaacatcattctttgggggtgcttttctgcaaaggggacaggacgactgcaccgtattgaggggaggatggatggggccatgtatcgtgagatcttggccaacaacttccttccctcagtaagagcattgaagatgggtcatggctgtgtcttccagcatgacaacgacctgaaacacacagccagggcaactaaggagtggctccgtaagaagcatctcaaggtcctggagtggcctagccagtctccagacctgaccccaatagaaaatctttggagggagctgaacgtccgtattgcccagcgacagccccgaaacctgaaggatctggagaaggtctgtatggaggagtgtgccaaaatccctgctgaagtgtgtgcaaacctgatcaagaactacaggaaacatatgatctctataattacaaacaaaggtttctgtacaaaatattaagttcagcttttctgatgtatcaaatacttgtcatgcaataaaatgcaaattaattacttaaatcatacaatgtgattttctggatttttgttttagattctgtctctgacagttgaagtgtacctatgataaaaattacagacctctacatgctttgtaagtagggaaacctgcaaaatcagcagtgtatcaaatacttgttttctccactgtatatatatatatatatatatatatttatatatatattgcttAAATAGGAAGTCATGTCTGCCGATTGTACAGTATTCACAACTTATTTCACAAGaaactatacagtaccagtcaaaagtttggacacatcttctcattccagggtttttattttattatagaataatagtgaatacatcaaaaccatgaaataagactattggaaaagcattcctcatgaagctggttgagagaataccaagggtgtgcaaagctgtcatcaaggcaaagggtggcaactttgaagaattatattttgatttgtgtaacactttatttggttacttcatgattccatatatgttattttgtagttttgatgtcttcactattattctacaatgtagaaaacagtcaaaataaagagtgtgtctaaacttttgactggtactgcaaaaatctctaaagctggagactcttacctccctcactagctttaagcaccagctgtcaggcagctcacagatcactgcacctgtacatagctcatctgtaaatttacctctcttatcctacctcatttgcacatgctgtatatagatttttctactgtattattgattgtatgtttgtttattccctgtgtaactctgtgttgttgtatgtgtcaaactgctttgcttaatcttggccaggtcgcagttgcaaatgagaacttgttctcaactagcctacctggataaatgaaggtgaaataaaatttaaaaaatatatattattattccaaTTTTTCAGGGGATACTGCAGCACCCTAAGCACTCCTACTTCACGTAGCtatggaagggttagctaaaaaggttaaggttatggttaggtatgggttagctaacatgctaagtagttgcaaagttgcacaaaagtagtaagtagttgaaaagtggCTAAAATTGTCAGTGATGAGATTGAAACTCACAACCTTTGTGCTGCTAGACGTTCACATTATAcgcccaacccaacccaacaacACTACTTTCTGTAACCATATGTCTTATGTAACAAttccaaacgtaacatatcatataaaTTAGTTTCCCGGCTTTACgtgtactatgttacgtctagtctatgataCCAGGCTGTCCAGACCGGAAGCCTGGCACCTTTTGCTTTGACAGCAGTTAGGAGAAGCAGCGAGCAGCGAAAGAAGCAGTCCGCAACCATTCACGAGATATTATTGTTGGGTTATACAGATTGGATATTTACACCATTTTATGGAATCGTTTCAATTTCGTTTGGCGAGCGGTGGCGCAATTTTAAACACCTTTCATGAAATGTCACAGCATGTCTTTGAATATTTTCAATCACATATCTTCCTTGGCTTCGTGAAAGTAATTTAGATAGAAAGAACACAGACGATAATTTTCACAAGACATTTGTGCTTATTCTTTCAAGCAGGATGGTGTCATACAGTTTCATATTCACTTTGGTTATTGCTGTGGCATGGGAAGTTATCGGTGAACCACAAACTCTACCTTCACCCTCAACGCAGCTAAATTCAACATCATCCATTCATGGAGGGGATTTGTCAAATAACGACACAGATAAGACCGAATCAAGAATGTCTTCAATGTTACAATATCTTCCTACTCTTAAAAATACTGTAATTATTATTTGCGCGCTAACAGCTGTTCTCATCACGTGCTTGGTAATCAAAGTGATCAGGTAGGCTGATTTATGTTTACACCAATAGGCAACCAAAAACACTATAGGCAACTGTATTATCTTAATGAACATATATTACTATtgtaatatactatactattcttCTATGAAATCGAATTGAAGCATTCATAAAGATCTTACTTAAATAACTTAGCATGTGCGTCATTATTGATTTCGATCAGCCAGTATGTAGTAGGAGAGTTGGCAAACGGGATGCGTCTTGGTGTTCTTTATATTGCAGCAACTATCATATTGTGTCAGTAATTGAATATCTAAATATGTTAAACACCactacattaggctacatcagcGATGACATAATCATTCCCTACACCAGGTGGAACATTAGGCCTTAACCACAATGCAGGTTGACGTTTACTGTCATGAATCTTACCCTAGAGGCACAACGGAGCGATTTctctagatgggccagctgcaaagtcaaaatgggctatattgtaaaaattcctGAAAACAAGCTTTTTGgtgttaatttaaggttaggcattagggttagtagtgtggttaggtttaaaatcagatttgatgTCTTTGTGGCTGtaccagctagtgaccactctgcagagctgcctacAGAACATGACGAAAAACGCTAAACTGCAACCACAATACACTACTTTAATCCTGTCCATATGGCAAAGCAGCCATATCAGATTCTTCTTTGTTCCAAGTGGGAAACTACTACACACCTcagctgcgtttacacaggcagcccaattctgatatttgtttttcactaattggtcttttaacTAATCAGATCAGCAATTTTTCCAATAATtaggcaaaatatcagaattgggcagcCTGTGCAAATGCAGCCCTCTTGAAATGTAAGTATCACAACACTTCTCTGTTTTTTCATAGATCTGGACGGAGAATCAGGAAAACACGAAGGTATGACATAATCACGACACCAGCAGAGCGAGTAGAAATGGCTCCTTTGAATGAGGAGAATGATGATGAAGAGGACTCCACCCTCTTTGATGTCAAGTACAGGTAGGCCTACTCTCATCAGTTCAAGGCGGTCTGAACTTGAAATGAGGGAGCACCAAAATATTTCCCAAACCCACAAGAGTGGCGCAGCCGTTCAGCCTTTTCTTTTTGATTCATACATTCCTGTTTATGAGGATGCTTtctattttttacctttatttatagcTCACTGATTAATCCTGTTTCAGAAGTCTTAAAAATATTTCAGTGTCATTGATTAACTCATTAGATGAATGTTATAGATATGTTTTTGTTGAATCCGTGAATGGGTAACTTTCTCTGTGATATGTTCGGTTCGTAATGCAAAGCGCATGTGCCCTGAGCCCTTCTTCATACTATTTCAGTTGAAAAACATAAGGACAAAATTAGAGCATATGGAAATGCATCATATTGGCTTTTTTGTTTAATCTCCACTACTTTCATTGCTCGTGCTTAAGCAAAATTAAACATTTTACAAGGTAACAATAATGTTCTTCCGTTAGATGTTTAATCATGAAAGGTTTTCTGTGTGGAGCTGCCACACACATTTCCCTGGCCATAATTGCAAATTTTGGAAATGTTTGAAAGTAGGATATTTAGATTTGAGACTGTCTGCTTAATAAACACTAAACAACGATAACCATGAAAGTGGGAACTGTTTGAGCTCAACCAAATACATTCAATATCATCCATCTCACATGGTTCGGGAAGTTCTTGGAGTTAACTGAACCTATGGTTTCACTttatttcacggtaaagtaatTAATAACTATTATCTAAGAAATGACATGCGAAAATGTTAATTACATAGCaataacataaataacatatGTTTCATTGTGATTCCATAAAACAAACACCACCATGTAACATTTGGTACCAGGTAGCCTAGTTCCAATGTTACTGGTGTTAAATTCTTTGAAGTAGCCTTCAAGAATGTATCCATTGCTACTAAAATACCAGGGAAAATGGAAACTGCACGGTAAAATAAAGTGCTTCTGGTCTCTGCACAGCTTTACGTCACATATGCTTTAATGTGTAGCAAAATTTCAAGTGTTGATATAAGGCTTCTCCCATCCGTCCTTTCAATTGTTCTTTGACACAGTCCCAATTTCCTGTGAGAAAGATATGGCCTCCTGTTTACCTTATATTCTACAGTATTCTTATAAGTCAAACTCAGCTCAGCAAGGCTATTTCCTCCCACACCCAGTGGACAGTCGACTTAGAAATGCAAACGGATCAGTAGTAAATCAATAGGTATTATTTCTCAACATTGTTCTTCTGTAAGATGTGGGGtttaaaaataaaatgcattttgtcacatgcgccgaatacaacaggtataaatcttaccttgaaatgcttacttgcaagcctttaaccaacaatgcagttcaagagaGTTAATAAAAATACTTATAAAATAAACTCAtgtaaaaatgaaaataaaaagtaacacaataaaataacagtaatgcggcgatatacagggggtactggtaccgagtcaatgtgcgggggtacaggttagtcaaggtaatttgtacatgtaggtaggggtgaagtgactatgcatagattataagcagcgagtagcagcagtgtaaaaacaatgtagatagtccgggtggccatttgattaaaagacaggttgggggtagaagctgttaaggaaccttttggacctagacttgctccggtaccgcttgccgtgcggtagcagagagaacggtctatgacttgggtgactggagtctttgacaattttttgggacttcctctgacactgcctatttagtatgtaggtcctggatggcaggaagcttgctcagtgatgtcctgggccataagcactaccctctgtagtgccttatggtcggataccaagcagttgccataccaggcggtgatacaaatggtcaggatgctcttgatggtgcagctgtagaactttttgaggatctgggaacccatgccaaatatatTCTGTCTCCTGATAGCTCATGTTGATTGAATAGGAAGCCAGGTCTGTCCGATTGTACAGTATTCACAACTTGGAATCATTTCACAAGaaactatacagtaccagtcaaaaatgtggacacacctactcatttaaggttttgtctttatttttactattttctacattgtagaataatagtgaagacatcaaaactatgaaatgacacatatggtatcgtgtagtaaccaaacgagtgttgaggtcaggtgattgtggaggacaggt
Coding sequences within it:
- the fam174b gene encoding membrane protein FAM174B; protein product: MVSYSFIFTLVIAVAWEVIGEPQTLPSPSTQLNSTSSIHGGDLSNNDTDKTESRMSSMLQYLPTLKNTVIIICALTAVLITCLVIKVIRSGRRIRKTRRYDIITTPAERVEMAPLNEENDDEEDSTLFDVKYR